Proteins encoded together in one Lathyrus oleraceus cultivar Zhongwan6 chromosome 5, CAAS_Psat_ZW6_1.0, whole genome shotgun sequence window:
- the LOC127081108 gene encoding uncharacterized protein LOC127081108, protein MIYTNGSDSVLSSYYDPDWAGRQPYFFQKNSKKSQRQDTPASKNTKSTPKFSVPPIGVPDDEILDVPPISVIPAAGIDLNQPISIDASASACYNKGNPSSIPSGSTPVTKYKEGTHYTDRVIRNIVSRILNEGHSMKGVSSPLAQMYPPPEVEQPSGKGDDSSSFEKALAVEGLRSLGKTVSDKGKFVASNTANASYSEKHDDANVMIDLEDGSFDDQEESLIHHINPSVAKRMKTRKGISVAELISAREAKKTAVIGPSKPWSKVEIKKRKVRDDSEPEEDVEEDVPDISPAKKTIVRKFLVKVPIVHLDNISFHLEDGAAKWKIVIQRRVVVEKELGKDVADVKEVMDLIQAVGLLKIVVGFSQCYEGLVKEFIVNILEDISDKNIKEFCKMYVRGRNNEGAGELEVTDNEVYREITAKQVKVCPFKKHLPAGKLTIKYIFDQIIKHATTNAVKLPIAFPSMICGIILNQHPGILCSNDLPSRRKTALSMHYKLFEGSHVEDIVMTSAMRRPVSKEQAEGENVEHANVSHEEEAEAHTSSERFANNDDASGNSASGAAEEATNSSSTE, encoded by the exons GGCAACCTTACTTTTTCCAGAAAAACTCCAAAAAGTCACAACGTCAAGATACACCTGCTTCTAAAAATACTAAGTCTACTCCAAAATTTAGTGTTCCTCCCATAGGTGTCCCTGATGATGAGATTCTGGATGTTCCTCCTATCTCTGTTATTCCCGCCGCGGGCATTGATTTGAACCAACCCATATCCATTGATGCCTCCGCTTCTGCATGTTACAATAAAGGTAATCCCTCTAGTATTCCGTCTGGTTCAACTCCTGTCACTAAGTATAAGGAAGGAACACACTATACTGATCGTGTTATAAGAAACATAGTTAGTAGAATTCTTAATGAAGGCCACTCTATGAAGGGGGTTTCTTCTCCCCTTGCTCAAATGTATCCCCCTCCTGAGGTTGAACAACCTAGTGGTAAGGGTGATGATTCCTCCAGTTTTGAAAAGGCCTTGGCTGTTGAAGGGTTGCGCTCTCTAGGGAAAACCGTGTCTGACAAAGGGAAATTTGTGGCCTCTAACACGGCTAATGCTTCCTACTCTGAGAAGCATGATGATGCAAATGTTATGATTGATCTAGAGGATGGTAGCTTTGATGATCAAGAGGAAAGCTTGATTCATCACATAAATCCAAGTGTGGCTAAACGCATGAAGACTCGCAAAGGAATATCTGTGGCTGAACTTATATCAGCTAGAGAAGCTAAGAAGACTGCTGTCATTGGTCCCTCCAAACCATGGAGCAAGGTTGAAATaaagaagaggaaggtcagagatGATTCTGAGCCTGAAgaggatgttgaggaagatgtccctgacatctcgCCTGCGAAGAAAACTATTGTTAGGAAGTTTCTTGTTAAAGTACCTATTGTTCATTTGGATAACATCTCCTTCCATCTTGAGGATGGAGCTGCTAAGTGGAAAATTGTGATTCAGAGAAGGGTAGTTGTGGAAAAGGAATTGGGAAAAGATGTTGCTGATGTCAAGGAGGTCATGGATCTGATACAAGCTGTTGGGCTTTTGAAGATTGTTGTTGGGTTCTCTCAATGCTACGAAGGTTTAGTCAAGGAATTTATTGTTAATATTCTTGAGGATATTTCTGATAAGAACATCAAGGAGTTCTGCAAGATGTATGTGAGAG GCAGAAATAATGAGGGTGCAGGAGAATTAGAGGTTACAGACAATGAGGTCTATAGGGAGATTACAGCTAAGCAGGTGAAAGTTTGTCCTTttaaaaagcatcttcctgctgGGAAGTTGACTATCAA ATATATTTTTGATCAAATCATCAAGCATGCAACTACTAATGCAGTTAAGCTGCCAATTGCTTTTCCCTCTATGATCTGTGGAATTATCTTGAATCAACATCCTGGTATACTGTGCTCAAATGATTTACCTAGTAGGAGAAAAACAGCTCTGTCTATGCACTACAAACTctttgaaggcagtcatgtcgaggatattgtcatgacatctgccatgAGGAGGCCAGTTTCAAAA GAGCAGGCTGAGGGTGAAAATGTTGAACATGCTAATGTCAGCCATGAAGAAGAAGCTGAAGCCCACACGTCAAGTGAGAGATTTGCTAATAATGATGATGCGAGTGGCAATTCTGCTTCTGGTGCTGCTGAAGAGGCTACAAACTCAAGCTCTACTGAGTAG